The sequence ATTCAGCTCTTTGACCTAATTTCTCGTGGAGACGACCTAGATTGGTTAAAAGGTTATCGTGACGCATTTGGCGATGTTCTGGATGCCTGTCACTTCAAAGCTGGACAGCGACCAACTGCTTATTCTTTCCGACATACCGTTGTTGACGAACTACAAAAGGCTGGCATTGACGAGCAGGTAGTCAAAACGGTTGGAATGAATAAACAATATTACTAACTGGTTCTTTAGCATAGAGATACGCAATTTTGAGCTGGCAAGATTTTTAACCGATAAATATCGTCGCCAACCTGTCTCCGCTCAGGGCGAATACCCGAATATCAGCAT is a genomic window of Vibrio algarum containing:
- a CDS encoding site-specific integrase, which translates into the protein MKNATSNRVVPIHNKLLQSDFLDYVEQRKQQGAIQLFDLISRGDDLDWLKGYRDAFGDVLDACHFKAGQRPTAYSFRHTVVDELQKAGIDEQVVKTVGMNKQYY